GGGGCCTGGCTCGCGCCGGGCATGAGGTGAAGGCGGTGGGCAAGGACCCGGCGGCCGTGCGTCAGACGGCGGCGTGGGCGGACGTGGTGTTCCTGGCGGTGCCCTTCGGCGCGCTGGACGACACGCTCCGCACGCTGGGCGACGCGGTGAACGGCAAGGTCGTAGTGGACGTGACGAACGCGTTGACCGCCGACATGCAGCTGGCGCTCGGCTTCACCACGAGCGGCGCGGAGGAGCTGCAGAAGAAGGCCCCCCAGGCGCGCGTGGTGAAGGCCTTCAACACGGTCTTCGCGCAGCACATGGCCCAGGGACAGGTGAAGGGCGAGAAGCTCAGCCTGCTGAGCCCGCCCAGGGCGGCGTGGGTGAGTACGTTGCCAGAGCCGACCATGAGCCTGCCCCGGGCGGCGTAGGTGACCTCCCCCCCGGTTCCCTTCAGCCGCCACGGGAGGGGGCCCGTGTTCGACAGGTACGCGATGCAGGTGTGCTCCCGCAGCGAAGCGAGCGTCCGGGGCCTCCCGTGCGCGGCGAGGTAGGCAGGGGAGGCGACCAGGATGGAGCGCGCGCGGCCGAGCCTCCGGGAGACCAGGTCGGAGTCACGCGTTGGCGCGAGCCGGAGGACCACGTCGACGCCCTCGGCGGTGGGGTCGATGATCCGGTCTCG
This DNA window, taken from Corallococcus coralloides DSM 2259, encodes the following:
- a CDS encoding NADPH-dependent F420 reductase, which encodes MATKIGIIGKGNVGGALQRGLARAGHEVKAVGKDPAAVRQTAAWADVVFLAVPFGALDDTLRTLGDAVNGKVVVDVTNALTADMQLALGFTTSGAEELQKKAPQARVVKAFNTVFAQHMAQGQVKGEKLSLLSPPRAAWVSTLPEPTMSLPRAA